One window of Enterobacter sp. RHBSTW-00175 genomic DNA carries:
- the elyC gene encoding envelope biogenesis factor ElyC yields the protein MLFTLKKYIGGMMLPLPLLLMLIALGLALVWFSRFQKSGKSLITLGWLALLLLSLQPVADSLLRPIENKYPTWQGNQKIGFIVVLGGGYTWDPQWAPSSNLINNSLPRLNEGIRLWLANPGAKIIFTGAAAKTNPVSTAEAGARVAESLGVPRSSIITLDSPKDTEEEAAAVKQAIGDAPFLLVTSASHLPRAMIFFEKQGLHPLPAPANQMAISAPLNPWERAIPSPVWLMHSDRVGYETLGRIWQWLKGSSGEPGQE from the coding sequence ATGCTTTTTACCCTGAAAAAATACATTGGGGGCATGATGCTTCCCCTTCCTCTGCTGCTGATGCTTATCGCACTGGGCCTGGCGCTGGTGTGGTTTAGTCGCTTTCAGAAAAGTGGCAAATCGCTCATTACGCTCGGCTGGCTGGCGTTGCTGTTGTTAAGCCTGCAACCCGTCGCAGATAGCTTATTGCGCCCGATTGAAAATAAGTACCCGACCTGGCAGGGAAATCAGAAAATCGGATTTATCGTGGTGCTGGGTGGCGGTTACACCTGGGATCCGCAGTGGGCGCCAAGTTCAAACCTGATCAATAACAGCCTTCCCCGGCTAAATGAAGGTATACGCCTGTGGCTGGCGAATCCGGGGGCCAAGATCATCTTCACCGGGGCGGCGGCAAAAACGAATCCGGTCAGCACGGCAGAAGCTGGCGCCAGAGTCGCTGAATCGCTGGGCGTGCCGCGTTCATCTATCATCACACTGGACAGTCCAAAAGACACGGAAGAAGAGGCTGCCGCGGTGAAACAGGCCATTGGCGATGCGCCGTTCTTACTGGTGACATCTGCGTCGCACCTGCCCAGGGCGATGATTTTCTTCGAAAAACAGGGTTTACACCCGCTGCCGGCACCCGCTAACCAGATGGCTATCTCTGCGCCTCTTAACCCGTGGGAACGGGCGATCCCGTCCCCGGTATGGTTGATGCACAGCGATCGCGTGGGCTACGAGACGCTCGGGCGCATCTGGCAGTGGCTGAAAGGCTCATCAGGCGAGCCAGGGCAGGAGTGA
- a CDS encoding YcbJ family phosphotransferase, with protein MEQLRAELSHLLGEKLSRVECVNEKADTALWALYDSQGNPMPLMARSFTSPGVARQLAWKMSMLAREGTVRMPTVYGVMTHEEHPGPDVLLIERLRGVSVEAPARTPERWEQLKDQIVEALLAWHRQDSRGLVGAVDSTQENLWPLWYRQRVEVLWGTLNQYSNTGLTMQDKRILFRTRECLPALFEGFNDNCVLIHGNFTLRSMLKDSRSDQLLAMVGPGVMLWAPREFELFRLNDSAFAEGLLWHYLQRAPVAEAFIWRRWLYLLWDEVAQLVNTGRFNRANFDLATKSLLPWLA; from the coding sequence ATGGAACAGCTGCGTGCCGAACTTAGCCATCTGCTTGGCGAAAAATTAAGCCGGGTTGAGTGCGTGAATGAGAAGGCAGACACCGCGCTATGGGCATTGTATGACAGTCAGGGAAACCCAATGCCGCTGATGGCCAGAAGTTTTACCTCGCCGGGTGTCGCCAGACAGCTGGCCTGGAAAATGTCGATGCTGGCACGAGAAGGAACGGTGCGGATGCCAACGGTATACGGCGTAATGACGCACGAAGAACACCCCGGCCCGGATGTACTGCTGATTGAACGGTTACGCGGGGTGTCCGTTGAAGCCCCTGCACGTACGCCGGAACGCTGGGAACAGCTGAAAGATCAGATTGTCGAAGCTCTGCTCGCATGGCATCGGCAGGACAGCCGTGGTCTGGTGGGCGCCGTCGATAGCACACAGGAAAATCTGTGGCCTCTCTGGTATCGCCAGCGGGTTGAAGTGTTATGGGGTACGCTTAATCAGTACAGCAATACCGGTCTGACCATGCAGGATAAACGCATCCTGTTTCGCACCCGCGAGTGCTTACCGGCTTTGTTTGAAGGGTTTAACGACAACTGTGTGCTGATCCATGGCAATTTTACCCTGCGCAGTATGTTAAAAGACTCCCGCAGCGATCAGCTACTGGCGATGGTTGGGCCGGGGGTCATGCTCTGGGCACCGCGTGAGTTCGAGCTGTTCAGGCTAAACGACAGCGCTTTCGCTGAAGGGTTACTGTGGCATTACCTGCAACGCGCGCCAGTTGCTGAGGCATTTATCTGGCGGCGCTGGCTCTATCTGTTATGGGATGAAGTGGCGCAACTGGTTAATACCGGGCGATTTAATCGCGCTAACTTCGATCTCGCGACCAAATCACTCCTGCCCTGGCTCGCCTGA